The following coding sequences lie in one Betaproteobacteria bacterium genomic window:
- a CDS encoding MoaD/ThiS family protein produces RLLDLEPVPAGRVHLLLVNGYHVPVAAFDSTILREGDVVAIWPPVAGG; encoded by the coding sequence GCGCCTGCTCGACCTCGAACCGGTGCCGGCCGGGCGGGTGCATCTGCTGCTGGTGAATGGATATCACGTGCCAGTCGCCGCCTTCGACTCGACGATCCTCAGGGAAGGCGACGTGGTGGCCATCTGGCCGCCGGTGGCCGGCGGCTGA